A window of Oryza glaberrima chromosome 2, OglaRS2, whole genome shotgun sequence genomic DNA:
TGGCATGTGGCAAGTGTTACTAGGGATTAGGGTTCATCTTTCTGATTGAGCGCTGAATCCCGACCTTCGACGGTATGACAGTTTTTGCCAAATTTCGATagattttgatcaaatttctaCCAAATTtactgttttaaattttaattttcgaAAACCATTCAAATTTTCACTTGGAATGTGCTTCCGTCCCACGTCAAAAGTTCAGGCGCAGGATCTGCTGAGGTGCTTGCTCATTAagttaatattttaattaatacttGTAATTAGCATTTGTAATCACTAAGGATCCGTGGCGCAATGGTAGCGCGTCTGACTCCAGATCAGAAGGTTGCGTGTTCGATTCACGTCGGGTTCAAATCCCCGATCCAAACGGatctccttttttcttttcatttttgccTCATTTTTCTGGTAACTGTTCAATCCTCACCGTCCATCTCACACTAATCGTACGAAGCCGATAATCTGAGCCGTCCAAAATCGCACTAATCCATCCATCTCCTCCCCCCCTATCCCctcggcctcctctccccccaccCGCGCCGCGCCCCTCCCTCCCGACGGCAGTtgccgccactcgccgccggccaACCCTATCCAATGCAAACCTAAGGGGCCTCTCCTTTTGACCTAACCCGATGCTCGCCTACCCTACCACGTCGAGCCcgtggccgccgcgccaccacggcgccgccgctgcccccgccgcgcggcggcaCATGGCGGCTGCGGCAGCCAGGGGAAAGAGGCGGGGCGCgggtgccgcggcggcggaaggggcggacgaggccgccgaggcggcggacCTGGTGCGGTTCTTCCTCCggaggacgagcggcggcaaGGAGCGGCTCGTGGCCGTGCTTGACCGCCACGTGAAGGTGGTCCGCACCGAGCACTGCTTCCTCCTCTTCGAGGAGctcggccgccgcgacggctgGCTCCAGTGTCTCGAGGTGAGCATGGCGAAGTGCCCCAATGCCCGAGCAGTGAAAAACCCTGTTTCTCCTTACGCCCTTTAGGTTTCTACAGTAACAACGCCTTTCTACTGAAAGTGAGAGACTTTTACCATGGTTTACATTTCGTGTCACATATAATCTTTGCCTATGAGCCCAACTCAAATCACAATTGACTAGCAGTATGCCTGCTTTTGTGTACTAATCCCCTGATTGCTATCATAAGTGCCATTTTAGGGTGTTGATGTGGATCAACAAGAGATGAATTTTGAAGTTCCTGTAAGTTGGACATATCTACTGGTTCCTTACTGCTCTTCTATTTTGCTAGGTTTTCAGATGGATGCAGAAACAAAGGTGGTATGTTGCTGATAACGGCATATATTCGAAGCTGATATCTGTGATGGGAAGGAAAGGCCAGATACGGATGGCAATGTGGCTGTTCTCTCAGATGCGGAACAGTGGGTGTAGGCCGGACACTTCAGTGTATAATTCTCTTATCGGCGCACATTTGCATTCGCGAGACAAGAGCAAGGCTTTGGCGAAAGCTCTCGGCTATTTTGAAAAGATGAAGACTATTGATAGGTGCCAACCAAATATTGTGACATATAACATTCTCCTAAGAGCTTTTGCTCAGGCTGGTGACACAAAACAGCTAGACATCTTGTTTAAGGATCTGGATGAAAACCCTGTCTCTCCTGATATCTATACCTACAATGGAGTCATGGACGCTTACGGGAAGAATGGCATGATCACAGAGATGGAATCTGTGCTAGTACGGATGAAAAGCAATCAATGTCGTCCAGATGTAATCACATTCAACATACTCATAGATTCTTACGGGCGAAAGCAGGCATTCGATAAGATGGAGCAGGTGTTCAAGAGCTTACTACGATCAAAGGAGAAGCCTACACACCCAACTTTCAATTCCATGATAACCAACTACGGGAAAGCGAGACTCAGGGAGAAAGCAGAGTGTGTGCTTGATAAGATGACTGAAATGGGATTCAAACCGAACTATGTGACACAAGAATGTCTAATCATGATGTATGCATATTGTGATTGTGTCTCAAGGGCCAGACAGATATTCGATGAGCTTGTGAGCTCACAAAATAATGTACACCTGTCATCAGTGAACGCAATGCTTGATGCGTACTGCATGAACGGCTTGCCCATGGAAGCAGATCAGCTGTTGGATTCTGTAATTAAGAAAGGTGCTGTGCCCAGTGCTTCCACATACAAATTGCTTTACAAGGCCTACACCAAAGCAAACGACAAGAAGCTTATTCAGAAGTTGCTCAAACGGATGAACTCACAGGGTATTGTTCCAAATAAAAAGTTCTTCTTGGATGCTTTGGAGGCATTTGGCAACACTGACAAGAAACCCCGGACGGTACCCAGCAAAAACTCTGCAAGCAAGCCAGATGTGGAGTCCGCAAACAATTCTGGAACTGACACTTCAAGCAAGCCAAATTTAAGCGTTTGGCAAGTTGCTGCGTGATGGGGCGGTCAGTTAGTTCTTACAAGCTCATACTCTGCGTTGCCTGACAGCACGGAGAATGCAATTAATTTATCTCTAAAACTGTCTATAGCAGTATCTTTGGAGATACGAGCGATTGATTGGCTCATAACGCAGTTTTCTTTATGTGAATGCTGAGATCTTTTGTGCGTCGGCTAATGCTGCTTGTAGTCTTGTAGATTTCATAGTTGTGTTGTAAAATCAACATaggggtttcttttttttttttccttcttttttgttCAGCTCCTCTTTCGTatagctgcaagcctgcaattCTGTCTGTCAGTAACCTTGAGGTTTCTGAAGTATCGCTTCTCATTGTTGTTCGCATCTCGTGCGCATGTTCTGATAGCTTACCTTTCTTTGTACATGGATCAGTTTATCAACCTTGTAAGACGTTATTGCGCAGGTGATGCATCCTGACGATGCAATTTTGCCACTCGGAAATAACATGTCTGTAACACGCTTACGGGCGTATTGCGTACACAGGAAAAGCGTGAAAGCTGGCGGAAATGTCCAATTAGCGTATACATCAGACAACAGTACATCATACTCTCATAAGAGAGAGACAAGCAAACCTGCAAAATTCACCAGTTCGATGAGAACATAAGTACAAACTTCTGCAAATCCGGATGACCCTAAAAAATTGGGCAATCCTGAAAAGATCAACCTGAAGATTCCCGCGATGACAACGGGCAAAAGTGATCTTCACCAACAAGTGAATAGAGAATTATGACATGCTAAATTCAATAATGCAGTTTTTTTGTGTCAGGCCTCGTACATTTGGAGCGCAAAACCGTGCTCGCCTACAACTGGCAGTCCTTACAAAGATACAAGGGCACAGGCTCCAGATGAGTTTCTCCCCGGCACTTTTAGCTGCATGTTCAAAGCTTCTCAAGAACGATGCACCAGTTTGATTTGTCATAGAATTGGTCAACAACAACTGCATTGTTTATACCAGCAACTAACCTGAAATGAAATTAATGAGACAATGTGCCAGAGATAGGAGATATTTCCAACCAAAAGACCAGAGATCAAACATACTCCCtcaatttcatattataagttgtttgatttttttcttagtcaaacttttttaagttcgaccaagtttatagaaaaatatagcaacatttttaacgcaaaacaaacatattatcaaaatatattcaatgttatatctaatgaaactaatttggtgttgtagatgatGCTAAATTTTtgtataaacttggtcaaacctaaaaaaagtttgattaagaaaaaagtcaaaacgacttatagtatgaatcggagggagtaaaagaaaaactttagaaTCGCAAGGATTGTGTATCATACCATTGTTGCATAGCTAAACACAAAAACTGATACTAGTAAACTACTAAACTGTATGAAAATATCTCAAAGCCAAACAATAGAAATTTCAAATCATCAGTCAACAACATGAAATGGAGATATTCTGGTGAACTTATATATAATGTGATATATCTTAACTCACGCATTTTCATAGAAAAAATtggggaaaatgaaaaaaagaaagaatagaGGAGCATTTTATACTAAAGCTCAGAGTAAGAATGCTTCACCTTTGAAGTTCTCCTTCAACAAAAACATGGTAATAGCGGTTGTAGACCACAGTACCCTTCTTGTCATCTCTTTTTGCAAATCCATTTTcaagagcagcagcagatgCACCACCAATTTCAGCTCGGTGAAATGGAAGATGCCAAGGAACAAAGTACTCCTGCTGGGTTTTGTGATGCTCATCAATGTTGGAATTGCTGCAAGTTACATCGGCGTTATCATCCAAACCATCATTACTTATTTTCAGATCATCATTCCTTTGCTTCACTGCACCTGTGTCTTCATCAGTCTCTGATATGCTTTCAAGCACAGTATTGGATTGATTACGCACTGGAGGGCTGCTCGGATCAACCCACTCTTCATTATACTTCTCACAGAGGGGAGTCCACTTGTTGAGAAGTGACTTGTCCTCCTGCTCCACAGCCCAGACAGTGATGAGCACCAGACCACCTTTCCGAACAACACGGATCAACTCTTCAATGGCCTTCCTCCGCCTGGCATCAGTACTTAAATGATGCAGTACTGCTATTGAAATTGCCGCATCACCAAAATTATCCCTGTATGGAAGGTTGACAGCATCGGCAACCAACACTTCATGCCCTCTCCCAGCACATATATCAATCAGTGGTGGGCTTATATCACATCCTATGAATAAACAGTCAGGATTGAAGCCCAGATATTTGCCATTACCACAGCCAGCATCCAGTATAACTGACCCTGGCCTCAACGAATTCAAGAATCCTGCAACCTTAGGCCATTTTGCAAAGCGTGTTGAGCTGAAATGCGGGGCTATGGCATCATATACACGATGCACATACTTCTTCTCTATGTCAGGAGTGGACTGAACACTAGAACAGCTGTTGTTCCCCTCAGTAGATACCGTTTCCTGAGCTCCCAGCATTTCATTTGAATTCATGGGACTGCTTGTGCTAGTACTTCGATAATTTGAACTATATGAATTCGATGCACAGATGACTCGTTGAGGGATTCGTGTTGCTATCCTCGAAAATATTTGTAGCATACAAATCCTACGTGTGAAAAACTGAAGATTAGCCACACTGGCATGCTGGTAAGCCTAACTCGTTCAATAAAATGAAATCGCAGGTACTATTCGACTGCAGAACCTTTTACAACAAAGAAAAGGGCAACGGTTAATTAGCAGCATGCAACAATTAACAATAAATTCGCTGCACAACAGATAGTGAGCCCTAAAGCTCTGGATAAGACTAGACTCAATTATTCAACCGTTCACAAGCAAACCTATCAGAAATTACGAGTCCAGAGTGGGGAAAGCGGAAGCTAACCTTGGAAGAGATCAAATCTGGCGTAAGCCGTCTTTAAGGCTGAACTCCACCAAACCAAAAATCGATGCAGCGAGTCAGCGACCGGCCGGTCTGCCTCCTCCCTCGGCGGAGACAGCGGAGGAGGGCCGAGGATCCCGTACCGGACGGGCACCCGCACGGACAGCCGGAGAAACCCCTGACACGCACACGAGCCAGCGACGGGTCCGGACGCTCCAAGCGATCACGCTTATACAGCGCCGTCGGATCACCGACGGGAGGCCGCGCCCCCGCGACTGGTGGCCTCTTCCACGGCGCGCGCGACGCCgagccggagagagagagagcagagggTGGAAGGGTTttgcggcggcggggtcgccgGGGTTGGGTTCGCGCAAGCGGAGaagcggcgcggaggcggagcccgGGAGACGCGCGAGCCTTGCGGCGGAAACCAACGGTAGAGATGGGCGAGCGGCCAGAATCGGACGGCCTGTAACAAGCGGGAGAGATGCTATTGTATTTGGTAAATGGGCCGCTAGATATATTGGGCCGGGCCGTAAAGCTGTTGCTGTCACATCGACACATCGCAGccaggccccacatgtcagtgacactATAAAGTTAAGTTAAATTCATACTCCTATCTTGCAACTCAGATTTTTGGTATCTCCGGACTTGTTCACTTTACtaccatttttaaccttaccaagttttagcattattgttaaattttagcaagattgTATATGTACTTACTAACTAAATTTaatagcaaactaaatatagctactttttttttaactttgccaaaaaaaaaagggttgaaaatggtagcaaagtgatTCTTTGGCATAATGAGAAATTTGGCCCAAAAGTGTTTCCAGATGGGATAACTATAGGACagattctattttttttctttcctttttccgtcCACATAACAGAATAAAACACCCCTTTTTTCAGCTTACATATATGAGTACAATATTCTGGTTTTACATGACAAACACCAGTGCTAAAAAGAATCGATAAAATGTCAATGTggcaagagaaaaaagaaaaagaagaggagagaatttttttcgttttcacATTACAATTTATACAACAGAAAGCATCCAATCCCTGTCTTCTGCACACTCGTTACAACATTAAGATCACCATGACGCATCCTCCAGAAACCTTCAGTTCCAGCTCCCAAGCATATTTGACGGGTGTTAAAGTATGTATATTTCTAGGATTTGAATGGCTCTAAAATTGGATGTCAAAATGAATTCACAAGAGCTGCGAACACAGGAAAGCAGATACAAAATCCTAGAGCTAGACATTGTACATCATCATCAGGCAGGCGGCGTATCACAGTATGGTACACCCACATCTGTTCTGCTTGGGGGAATTCGCAAGCTGCTTCTCTGGAAAGGAGAAACCAACAACACATTATAGATGTGTATATAGAGGTGTCAAATTGGTCTAGATGAAAGCTTTAAGCATTTAATTAGCCAAATACTACCATATAAACAACAGAATTATAGTTCCATGAGAGTCAAAACCAAAAATAGTTGCAGAATCGTAGTTTTAAAATACTTTAGTTCATTAGAATAACTAGTTATTTTCTAGCCAGATGTCTATAAACAAAAAGGTTTTGTGAATCTGTAGGCTGTAGTTTTATGTGCAAAGTGTAAACATGGTTGAGAACCAACCCAACACCCATTTCAATCTATAGAAGTAACGGCGCCAAACTGTCTTATTTAAATCTTCTAACATGTAACAAATCTAAACTGAAGCTATCAAAAAAGTTAATACAGTTTCTTATGCCACAAGACTACCATAGACCTATCCATCATAAAAGCGTGTTAATTTGCGAAAAGAACTCGAAATATTCATTTCATGCCTCTATCAACTTAGGAAACACCAGCTCAGCTGCTCTACAATTTCCATGCAAGTAATTGACCAAACAATATACCTTGATCAATTAAACCCTACACAAAATAAAACAAGGAACAAACCGCTATTGGAAAAAGGGCTGGGCTCTTCTTGTGGGACACTGTATTCAGATTACAGATACTATCCCTATACATGTTCATCTTTGG
This region includes:
- the LOC127762408 gene encoding tRNA (carboxymethyluridine(34)-5-O)-methyltransferase — its product is MLQIFSRIATRIPQRVICASNSYSSNYRSTSTSSPMNSNEMLGAQETVSTEGNNSCSSVQSTPDIEKKYVHRVYDAIAPHFSSTRFAKWPKVAGFLNSLRPGSVILDAGCGNGKYLGFNPDCLFIGCDISPPLIDICAGRGHEVLVADAVNLPYRDNFGDAAISIAVLHHLSTDARRRKAIEELIRVVRKGGLVLITVWAVEQEDKSLLNKWTPLCEKYNEEWVDPSSPPVRNQSNTVLESISETDEDTGAVKQRNDDLKISNDGLDDNADVTCSNSNIDEHHKTQQEYFVPWHLPFHRAEIGGASAAALENGFAKRDDKKGTVVYNRYYHVFVEGELQRLVAGINNAVVVDQFYDKSNWCIVLEKL
- the LOC127762404 gene encoding pentatricopeptide repeat-containing protein PPR5 homolog, chloroplastic, whose translation is MLAYPTTSSPWPPRHHGAAAAPAARRHMAAAAARGKRRGAGAAAAEGADEAAEAADLVRFFLRRTSGGKERLVAVLDRHVKVVRTEHCFLLFEELGRRDGWLQCLEVFRWMQKQRWYVADNGIYSKLISVMGRKGQIRMAMWLFSQMRNSGCRPDTSVYNSLIGAHLHSRDKSKALAKALGYFEKMKTIDRCQPNIVTYNILLRAFAQAGDTKQLDILFKDLDENPVSPDIYTYNGVMDAYGKNGMITEMESVLVRMKSNQCRPDVITFNILIDSYGRKQAFDKMEQVFKSLLRSKEKPTHPTFNSMITNYGKARLREKAECVLDKMTEMGFKPNYVTQECLIMMYAYCDCVSRARQIFDELVSSQNNVHLSSVNAMLDAYCMNGLPMEADQLLDSVIKKGAVPSASTYKLLYKAYTKANDKKLIQKLLKRMNSQGIVPNKKFFLDALEAFGNTDKKPRTVPSKNSASKPDVESANNSGTDTSSKPNLSVWQVAA